From one Lycium ferocissimum isolate CSIRO_LF1 chromosome 5, AGI_CSIRO_Lferr_CH_V1, whole genome shotgun sequence genomic stretch:
- the LOC132056018 gene encoding cytochrome P450 71A2-like, translated as MISSFAVFSFLFFLSFVLISLFQLSSKKSKKNLPPSPPKLPFIGNFHQLGLRPHRSLQKLTNEHGPMMMLQFGSTPVLIASSAEAASEIMKTQDMSFANKPKSSIPSKLFFGPKDVAFTPYGEYWRNARSVCMLQLLNNKRVQSFSKIREEETSLLLQKIRDSIDNSQVVDLTELFVSMTNDVLCRVALGRKYCDGEEGKKFKTLVIELVELLGVFNIGDYMPWLAWVNRFNGLNAKVEKVAAEFSAFLEGVIEEHKKKKTEDNDEGGDFVDILLQVQKENKSGFKVEMDSIKAIIIDMFSAGTDTTSTLLEWTMNELIRNPKTLRKLREEVRLVTQGKSDVIEDDLEHMPYLRAVIKESLRLHSPVPLLPREAIKNTNVLGYDVAAGTQVLVCPWAISRDPAIWENPEEFQPERFLDSSVDYKGLHFGLIPFGAGRRGCPGITFAKVVNELALARMLFHFEFSLPNGAKPEDLDVDEALGITVRRKLPLLVVATPSF; from the coding sequence ATGATTTCCTCATTTGCagtattttctttcttatttttcttgtcGTTTGTTCTAATATCACTTTTCCAGCTTTCAtccaaaaaatcaaagaaaaatcttCCTCCATCTCCACCAAAGCTTCCATTCATCGGAAACTTTCACCAACTGGGCTTACGACCACATCGTTCTCTCCAAAAACTAACGAACGAACATGGCCCAATGATGATGCTTCAGTTTGGCAGCACACCTGTGCTCATCGCTTCCTCAGCCGAAGCAGCTTCCGAGATCATGAAAACCCAAGATATGAGCTTTGCTAACAAGCCCAAGTCTAGCATTCCCAGCAAGCTTTTCTTTGGTCCAAAGGACGTGGCCTTTACCCCATATGGAGAGTACTGGAGGAACGCTAGAAGTGTTTGCATGCTTCAGCTTTTGAACAACAAAAGAGTCCAATCGTTTAGTAAAATCAGGGAAGAAGAGACTTCTCTTCTTCTCCAAAAGATTAGGGACTCAATTGATAATTCACAAGTTGTTGATTTAACGGAGCTGTTTGTGAGCATGACGAACGACGTGCTTTGTAGGGTGGCGTTAGGAAGGAAGTATTGTGATGGGGAAGAAGGTAAAAAGTTCAAGACATTGGTGATTGAGCTTGTGGAATTGTTGGGTGTTTTTAATATCGGAGATTACATGCCGTGGCTTGCATGGGTGAATAGGTTCAACGGTTTAAATGCCAAAGTGGAAAAAGTAGCTGCAGAGTTTAGTGCATTCTTGGAAGGTGTGATTGAGGaacacaagaagaagaaaacagagGATAACGATGAAGGTGGGGATTTTGTGGATATATTGCTCCAAGTTCAGAAAGAAAACAAGTCGGGTTTTAAGGTTGAGATGGATTCAATTAAAGCTATTATCATCGATATGTTTTCTGCAGGAACTGATACAACGTCCACTCTTTTAGAATGGACAATGAATGAGCTGATCAGAAATCCAAAGACATTACGAAAATTAAGAGAAGAGGTGAGGCTAGTAACTCAAGGGAAATCAGACGTAATAGAGGATGACTTGGAACACATGCCTTATTTAAGAGCAGTGATCAAAGAGAGTCTCCGACTTCATTCTCCGGTGCCATTGCTTCCTAGGGAAGCAATAAAGAACACCAATGTGTTGGGCTACGACGTAGCCGCGGGAACTCAAGTCCTTGTTTGTCCATGGGCTATATCAAGAGATCCAGCCATATGGGAAAATCCAGAGGAGTTTCAACCAGAAAGGTTTTTGGATAGTTCTGTCGATTACAAAGGGTTACATTTCGGATTAATTCCATTTGGTGCTGGTAGAAGAGGTTGTCCTGGAATTACATTTGCTAAGGTTGTGAATGAGCTGGCATTGGCAAGGATGTTGTTTCATTTTGAATTCTCGTTACCAAATGGAGCAAAACCTGAAGATTTGGATGTGGATGAAGCCCTTGGAATTACGGTCAGACGAAAATTACCCTTACTTGTCGTTGCAACTCCAAGCTTTTGA
- the LOC132058201 gene encoding cytochrome P450 736A117-like: MFCHSPSFLAAISSILFIAIILKWFSHTKKTLPPSPWKLPIIGNLHQLGLYPHRSLQMLSKKYGHFIQLQLGTIPALVVTSANVAQEILKNHDLVFANRPKTTFHDKLLYGSKDMAFSKYGEYWRQVRGVCVHQLLSNTRVQSFGTVREEETLLMIKKIRDLSSVSLPSEFNLSDILRSLTSDVFCRIALGKKYSDGEIGKRFKFLLKEAVGLLGAFNVGSYIPWLRWVNRFNGLNKRVELVANEFDEFLQGMVEQHINERKGGEAEIADFVDILLEEFHRQDNADLSNHTDTVKALILDMFVGGSDTTFALLERSMTELLRNPKTLEKLQNEAREIAQGNSCITEDDVPKMPYLKAVIKESLRLHPPIPLIPRESSQDIKVMGYNVAANTQVYFNVWALGRDPSLWENPEEFQPERFFGTNIDVKGFNFELIPFGSGRRGCPGSQFALAVNELALANLVLNFNFALPDRPNTKDLDIVESTGLAVHKKYPLVVLAIHCP, encoded by the exons ATGTTCTGCCATTCTCCCTCATTTCTTGCTGCTATATCCTCAATTCTGTTTATCGCGATCATCCTTAAATGGTTCTCTCACACCAAGAAAACGTTGCCTCCTTCTCCATGGAAGCTTCCGATTATTGGAAATCTTCATCAACTTGGCCTTTACCCACACCGCTCCCTCCAAATGCTGTCCAAAAAATACGGTCACTTCATACAGCTTCAACTAGGCACAATTCCAGCACTTGTTGTTACCTCAGCCAATGTAGCTCAAGAAATACTGAAAAATCATGACTTGGTTTTCGCAAACAGGCCTAAAACAACCTTCCATGACAAACTACTTTACGGTTCAAAAGATATGGCGTTCAGTAAATATGGTGAGTATTGGAGGCAAGTGAGAGGCGTTTGTGTGCATCAACTTTTGAGTAACACTAGAGTCCAATCATTTGGTACAGTACGAGAAGAAGAGACGTTGTTAATGATTAAGAAGATTAGAGATTTAAGCTCTGTTTCACTGCCTTCAGAGTTCAATTTGAGCGATATTTTGAGGTCATTGACAAGTGATGTGTTCTGTAGGATAGCTTTAGGTAAGAAGTATTCTGATGGCGAAATCGGGAAGAGATTTAAGTTTCTGCTGAAGGAGGCCGTTGGGTTATTAGGCGCATTCAACGTGGGGAGTTACATTCCATGGCTCCGATGGGTGAATCGTTTCAATGGATTGAATAAAAGAGTAGAATTAGTGGCTAACGAATTTGATGAATTCCTGCAAGGTATGGTTGAACAGCACATAAACGAACGCAAAGGCGGTGAAGCTGAGATTGCAGATTTTGTGGATATTTTACTTGAAGAATTTCATAGACAAGACAATGCTGACTTATCCAATCATACTGACACGGTCAAGGCTCTCATCTTG GATATGTTTGTAGGTGGAAGTGACACGACATTTGCTCTTCTTGAACGGTCAATGACAGAACTGTTAAGAAATCCCAAAACCTTGGAGAAATTGCAAAATGAGGCAAGAGAAATAGCCCAAGGAAACTCTTGTATAACAGAGGATGATGTACCAAAAATGCCGTATCTGAAAGCAGTGATCAAAGAGAGCCTACGACTACATCCTCCAATCCCATTAATCCCCCGCGAATCAAGTCAAGATATCAAAGTGATGGGATATAATGTGGCAGCAAATACACAAGTTTATTTTAATGTTTGGGCACTTGGAAGAGACCCCTCGTTGTGGGAAAATCCTGAAGAGTTTCAGCCTGAGAGGTTCTTCGGCACAAACATTGATGTCAAAGGATTTAATTTTGAGCTTATTCCATTTGGTTCAGGGCGAAGGGGATGCCCAGGATCCCAATTCGCCCTCGCTGTTAATGAACTTGCATTAGCAAATTTGGTGTTGAACTTTAACTTTGCATTGCCTGATAGACCAAATACGAAGGATCTGGATATCGTGGAATCGACTGGCCTGGCTGTGCATAAGAAATATCCTTTGGTTGTTCTTGCGATTCATTGTCCTTGA
- the LOC132056017 gene encoding (+)-menthofuran synthase-like, with protein MLSIFALFPFLIFLSFVLISLFQLSSKKSKKNLPPSPPKLPFIGNFHQLGLQPHRSLQKLTNQHGPMMMLQFGSTPVLIASSAEAASEIMKTQDRSFANKPKSSIPSKLFFGPKDVAFTPYGEYWRNARSVCMHQLLNNKRVQSFSKIRDEETSLLLQKIGDSIDNSQVVDLTELFVSMTNDVLCRVALGRKYCDGEEGKKFKTLLLEFVELLGVFNIGDYMPWLAWVNRFNGLNAKVDKVAAEFSAFLEGVIEEHKKKKTEDGDEGADFVDILLQVQNENKSGFKVEMDSIKAIIMDMFSAGTDTTSTLLEWTMNELMRNPKTLRKLRDEVRLVTQGKSDVREDDLEHMPYLKAVIKESLRLHSPVPLLPREAIKDTKVLDYDVATGTQVFVCPWAISRDPAIWENPEEFQPERFLDSSVDYKGLHFGLIPFGAGRRGCPGITFAKIVNELALARMLFHFEFSLPNGAKAEDLDVDEALGITVRRKFPLLVVATPRII; from the coding sequence ATGCTATCCATATTTGCactttttcctttcttaattTTCTTGTCATTTGTTCTAATATCACTTTTCCAGCTTTCAtccaaaaaatcaaagaaaaatcttCCTCCATCTCCACCAAAGCTTCCATTCATCGGAAACTTTCACCAACTGGGCTTACAACCACATCGCTCTCTCCAAAAACTAACGAACCAACATGGCCCAATGATGATGCTTCAGTTTGGCAGCACACCTGTGCTCATCGCTTCCTCAGCCGAAGCAGCTTCCGAGATCATGAAAACCCAAGATAGGAGCTTTGCTAATAAGCCCAAGTCTAGCATCCCCAGCAAGCTTTTCTTCGGCCCGAAGGACGTGGCCTTTACCCCATATGGAGAGTACTGGAGGAACGCTAGAAGTGTTTGTATGCATCAGCTTTTGAACAACAAAAGAGTCCAATCGTTTAGTAAAATCAGGGACGAAGAAACTTCTCTTCTTCTCCAAAAGATTGGGGACTCAATTGATAATTCACAAGTTGTTGATTTAACGGAGCTGTTTGTGAGCATGACGAATGATGTGCTTTGCAGGGTGGCGTTAGGAAGGAAGTATTGTGATGGGGAAGAAGGGAAAAAGTTCAAGACATTGTTGCTAGAGTTTGTGGAATTGTTGGGAGTTTTTAATATTGGAGATTACATGCCGTGGCTTGCGTGGGTGAATAGGTTCAACGGTTTAAATGCCAAAGTGGACAAAGTAGCTGCAGAGTTTAGTGCATTCTTGGAAGGTGTGATTGAGGaacacaagaaaaagaaaacagagGATGGCGATGAAGGGGCGGATTTTGTGGATATATTGCTCCAAGTTCAGAATGAAAACAAGTCGGGTTTTAAGGTTGAGATGGATTCAATTAAAGCTATTATCATGGATATGTTTTCTGCAGGAACTGATACAACGTCCACTCTTTTAGAATGGACAATGAATGAGCTGATGAGAAATCCAAAGACATTACGAAAATTAAGAGACGAGGTGAGGCTGGTAACTCAAGGGAAGTCAGATGTAAGAGAGGATGACTTGGAACACATGCCTTATTTAAAAGCAGTGATCAAAGAGAGTCTCCGACTTCATTCTCCGGTGCCATTGCTTCCTCGGGAAGCAATAAAGGACACCAAAGTGTTGGACTACGACGTAGCTACCGGAACTCAAGTCTTTGTTTGTCCATGGGCTATATCGAGAGATCCAGCCATATGGGAAAATCCAGAGGAGTTCCAACCAGAAAGATTTTTGGATAGTTCTGTCGATTACAAAGGGTTGCATTTTGGGTTAATCCCTTTTGGTGCCGGCAGAAGAGGTTGTCCCGGAATTACATTCGCTAAGATTGTGAATGAGCTGGCATTAGCAAGAATGTTGTTTCATTTTGAATTTTCGTTACCAAATGGAGCAAAAGCTGAAGATTTGGATGTGGATGAAGCCCTTGGAATTACAGTCAGACGAAAATTCCCCTTACTTGTCGTTGCAACACCACGCATTATTTGA